The Serratia rhizosphaerae genome has a segment encoding these proteins:
- the adk gene encoding adenylate kinase, which yields MRIILLGAPGAGKGTQAQFIMEKYGIPQISTGDMLRAAVKAGTELGKQAKEIMDAGKLVTDELVIALVKERIAQEDCRNGFLLDGFPRTIPQADAMKEAGIKVDYVLEFDVPDELIVERIVGRRVHAPSGRVYHVKFNPPQVEGKDDVTGEELTTRKDDQEETVRKRLVEYHQLTAPLVSYYRKEADAGNTQYHKIDGTRQVSEVSAELATILN from the coding sequence ATGCGTATCATTCTGCTGGGCGCTCCGGGCGCTGGTAAAGGTACTCAGGCTCAATTCATCATGGAGAAATACGGCATTCCGCAAATCTCCACCGGTGATATGTTGCGCGCAGCCGTGAAGGCTGGCACTGAACTGGGCAAGCAGGCGAAAGAAATTATGGATGCCGGCAAGCTGGTCACCGACGAGCTGGTTATCGCTCTGGTGAAAGAGCGTATCGCCCAGGAAGATTGCCGTAACGGCTTCCTGCTGGACGGTTTCCCACGCACAATCCCGCAGGCTGACGCGATGAAAGAAGCCGGCATCAAGGTGGATTACGTGCTGGAGTTCGACGTGCCGGACGAACTGATCGTTGAGCGCATCGTCGGCCGCCGCGTGCACGCGCCGTCCGGCCGCGTGTATCACGTGAAATTCAACCCGCCGCAGGTGGAAGGCAAAGACGACGTGACCGGTGAAGAGCTGACCACGCGTAAAGATGACCAGGAAGAAACCGTGCGCAAACGTCTGGTGGAATACCATCAGCTGACCGCGCCGCTGGTGTCTTACTACCGCAAAGAAGCCGATGCGGGCAACACCCAGTATCACAAGATCGACGGGACCCGTCAGGTGAGCGAAGTCAGCGCCGAGCTGGCGACCATCCTGAACTGA
- a CDS encoding sugar diacid recognition domain-containing protein, which yields MLRPTNFLEESTARQIVQRAMGIIAYSVNVMDNNGVIIASGDASRLFQRHEGAVLALTENRVVEIDVATAAHLKGVQPGINLPFCFRNQRVGVIGISGDPLQVRNYAELVKMAAELMVEQAALLDQHQWEKRYREELANQLLQGTGDRAALEVMAAYLGLDLLQPRIVWIIELHDRQPHLLRELLNELESGQREALIAMTGLNELVLLRPASWLQGSWSQKLERKQAQALQARLQHRFNVRLIVGGYFAGEEGVFRSGLTARATQAMARRLKLRHKSLFYDDYPLPSLLCDMCEDWRALELSKPWRILSEQDDKGVLRHTLRQYFSRNCDQTQTALQLHIHVNTLRYRLQRIEAITGLKINVLTTALQLYIGMLLNE from the coding sequence ATGCTAAGACCGACCAATTTCTTGGAAGAATCCACCGCCCGCCAAATCGTCCAGCGCGCGATGGGCATTATCGCCTACTCGGTGAATGTGATGGACAACAACGGCGTCATTATTGCTTCCGGCGACGCCTCGCGCCTGTTCCAGCGCCATGAAGGAGCGGTGCTGGCGCTGACGGAGAACCGCGTGGTGGAGATTGACGTCGCCACCGCCGCCCACTTAAAAGGCGTGCAGCCGGGGATTAACCTGCCGTTCTGTTTCCGCAATCAGCGGGTGGGGGTGATCGGTATTTCCGGCGATCCGCTGCAGGTGCGCAACTATGCGGAGCTGGTCAAAATGGCGGCGGAGCTGATGGTCGAGCAGGCGGCGCTGCTTGACCAGCATCAGTGGGAGAAGCGTTACCGCGAAGAGCTGGCCAACCAGCTGCTGCAGGGGACGGGAGACCGGGCGGCGCTGGAGGTAATGGCCGCCTATCTGGGGTTGGATTTGCTGCAGCCGCGCATCGTGTGGATTATTGAGCTGCACGATCGGCAGCCGCATCTGCTGCGCGAACTGCTTAATGAGCTGGAGAGCGGCCAGCGTGAAGCGCTGATCGCCATGACCGGCCTCAACGAACTGGTGCTGCTGCGCCCCGCCAGCTGGCTGCAGGGAAGCTGGAGCCAAAAGCTGGAGCGTAAGCAGGCGCAGGCGCTGCAGGCCCGGCTGCAGCATCGTTTCAACGTGCGGCTGATCGTTGGCGGTTACTTCGCCGGCGAAGAGGGCGTTTTTCGTTCCGGGCTGACGGCCCGCGCCACCCAGGCGATGGCGCGGCGGCTGAAGCTGCGTCATAAATCGCTGTTCTATGACGACTACCCGCTGCCGTCGCTGCTGTGCGACATGTGCGAAGACTGGCGGGCGCTGGAGCTGAGCAAGCCCTGGCGCATCCTGAGCGAACAGGATGACAAAGGGGTGTTGCGCCACACCCTGCGGCAATATTTTTCGCGGAACTGTGATCAGACGCAGACCGCGTTGCAGCTGCATATCCACGTCAACACGCTGCGCTATCGCCTGCAGCGTATCGAAGCCATTACCGGTTTAAAAATCAACGTATTGACGACAGCGCTGCAGCTCTATATCGGCATGCTGCTCAATGAGTAA
- a CDS encoding GntP family permease, with protein sequence MTTVSTLGALVALVVAIVLILRKVPPAYGMIAGALAGGLCGGADLVETVTLMISGAQGITNAVMRILAAGVLAGVLIESGAAHTIAETIVRKVGETRALLALAVATLILTAVGVFIDVAVITVAPIALSIAHKAGISRVAILLAMIGGGKAGNVMSPNPNTIAAADNFHQPLTSVMMAGIVPGLCGLLVAYLLAKRLSNTGSMVIAEELTSQSEGARPGFWVAISAPLIAILLLSLRPIAGIAIDPLIALPVGGLVGALLMGRIRQCNQFMVSGLSRMAPVAIMLLGTGTLAGIIANSQLKDVLINTLTHTGLPAWLLAPLSGALMSMATASTTAGTAVASGVFSTTLLELGVSGLAGAAMIHAGATVLDHLPHGSFFHATGGSVNMSVHERLKLLPYETLVGFTIAAVSALMFGVFNLAG encoded by the coding sequence ATGACAACGGTATCCACATTGGGCGCACTGGTGGCGCTAGTCGTCGCCATCGTCCTGATTCTACGCAAGGTTCCACCCGCATACGGCATGATCGCCGGCGCCTTGGCCGGCGGGCTGTGCGGCGGCGCCGATCTGGTCGAAACCGTCACGCTGATGATCAGCGGCGCGCAGGGCATCACCAACGCGGTGATGCGCATCCTGGCCGCCGGCGTACTGGCGGGGGTGCTGATCGAATCCGGTGCAGCGCACACCATTGCCGAGACCATCGTGCGTAAAGTCGGCGAAACCCGCGCGCTGCTGGCGCTGGCGGTGGCTACACTGATCCTGACGGCGGTCGGGGTATTTATCGATGTGGCGGTGATCACCGTGGCGCCGATCGCACTGTCGATAGCGCATAAGGCCGGGATCTCGCGGGTGGCGATCCTGTTGGCGATGATCGGCGGCGGTAAGGCCGGCAACGTTATGTCGCCGAACCCGAATACCATTGCCGCCGCGGATAATTTTCATCAGCCGCTGACCTCGGTGATGATGGCGGGCATCGTGCCCGGCCTGTGCGGGCTGCTGGTGGCTTATCTGCTGGCCAAACGGCTGAGCAACACCGGCAGCATGGTGATCGCGGAGGAACTGACTTCTCAAAGCGAAGGCGCCCGTCCCGGTTTTTGGGTTGCCATCAGCGCGCCGCTGATCGCCATTTTGTTGCTGTCGCTGAGGCCGATCGCCGGTATCGCCATCGATCCGCTGATTGCCTTGCCGGTAGGGGGATTGGTCGGCGCGCTGCTGATGGGGCGTATCCGCCAGTGCAATCAGTTTATGGTGTCCGGCCTGAGCCGGATGGCGCCGGTGGCGATCATGCTGCTGGGGACGGGCACGCTGGCCGGGATTATCGCCAACTCGCAGCTAAAGGACGTGCTGATTAACACGCTGACGCATACCGGACTGCCGGCCTGGCTGCTGGCGCCGCTGTCAGGGGCGCTGATGTCGATGGCGACCGCCTCGACCACCGCCGGCACCGCCGTCGCTTCCGGCGTTTTCAGCACGACGCTGCTGGAGTTGGGGGTCAGCGGCCTGGCGGGGGCGGCGATGATTCATGCCGGCGCCACCGTGCTGGATCACCTGCCGCACGGCAGTTTTTTCCACGCCACCGGCGGCAGTGTCAATATGTCGGTGCATGAACGCCTGAAGCTGCTGCCGTATGAAACGCTGGTGGGCTTCACCATTGCGGCGGTTTCCGCGCTGATGTTCGGCGTATTTAATCTGGCAGGATAA
- a CDS encoding glycerate kinase has protein sequence MKTLNKVVIAPDSFKESLSALEVATAIERGFRQIYPDARYVKLPMADGGEGTVDAMVAATDGQIVNVTVTGPLGQPVEAFYGLLGDGKTAVIEMAAASGLHLASGDRRDPRITTSFGTGELILAALDRGVSAIILGIGGSATNDGGAGMMQALGVKLLDRQGQPLPAGGAALADLAQIELGALDSRLRRVTITVACDVDNPLCGKQGASAVFGPQKGATPQMVEQLDRALRHYGELLERVTGRGVINAPGAGAAGGMGAALLGMLNAELRPGVEIVVETLRLEAALQDADLVITGEGRLDSQSIHGKTPIGVARVAKRHQRPVIAIAGSLTRDYQVVHQHGIDAAFSVLDRVVTLEEALTDAARNLEVTARNVAAVWRLAER, from the coding sequence ATGAAAACGCTGAATAAAGTGGTGATAGCGCCGGATTCATTTAAGGAGAGCCTGAGCGCGCTGGAGGTGGCGACGGCGATTGAACGCGGATTCCGCCAGATTTACCCGGATGCCCGCTATGTGAAACTGCCGATGGCCGACGGCGGCGAAGGCACCGTCGACGCCATGGTGGCCGCGACGGACGGGCAAATTGTCAACGTGACCGTCACCGGGCCGCTGGGCCAGCCGGTTGAGGCGTTCTACGGGCTGCTGGGGGACGGTAAAACGGCGGTGATCGAGATGGCGGCGGCGTCGGGCCTGCATCTGGCGAGCGGCGATCGTCGCGATCCGCGCATTACCACCAGTTTCGGCACCGGAGAGTTGATACTGGCGGCGCTCGATCGCGGCGTCAGCGCCATTATTCTGGGCATCGGCGGCAGCGCCACCAACGATGGCGGCGCAGGCATGATGCAGGCGCTGGGGGTTAAACTGCTGGACCGGCAGGGGCAGCCGCTGCCGGCCGGCGGCGCGGCGCTGGCGGATCTGGCGCAGATCGAACTTGGCGCGCTGGATTCGCGCCTGCGGCGGGTAACGATCACCGTGGCCTGCGACGTGGATAATCCGCTGTGCGGCAAGCAGGGCGCGTCGGCGGTGTTTGGCCCGCAAAAAGGCGCGACGCCGCAGATGGTGGAACAATTGGATCGGGCGCTGCGCCACTATGGCGAGCTGTTGGAGCGGGTGACCGGCCGTGGGGTGATTAACGCGCCCGGCGCCGGCGCGGCGGGCGGTATGGGCGCTGCGCTGCTGGGGATGCTCAATGCCGAACTGCGGCCGGGCGTTGAGATCGTGGTGGAAACGCTGCGGCTGGAGGCGGCGCTGCAGGATGCTGACCTGGTGATCACCGGCGAAGGGCGGCTCGACAGCCAGTCGATCCACGGTAAGACGCCGATCGGCGTCGCGCGCGTCGCCAAGCGTCATCAGCGGCCGGTGATCGCCATTGCCGGCAGTCTGACGCGTGATTACCAGGTGGTGCACCAGCACGGCATCGATGCGGCGTTCTCGGTGCTGGACCGGGTGGTGACACTGGAGGAGGCGCTGACGGACGCGGCGCGCAACCTCGAAGTCACGGCGCGCAACGTCGCTGCGGTATGGCGACTGGCTGAACGGTAA